Proteins found in one Methylobacterium sp. CB376 genomic segment:
- a CDS encoding urease accessory protein UreD, with amino-acid sequence MSSHPTPSWPRRQRSEGRVALGAGLVAGGTTRLTDLAETGPLRLRLPRVEGAALEGVLLNSAGGLACGDRFAVAAEIGEGADMVLTTTAAEKIYRSDGPVTEIAAELRLGPRARLAWLPQETILYDGARLSRRLTAEIAPDAALTLFEALVFGRSARGETVREGEIRDAWRLARGGRLVYADTLRLDGAVAAHLARPAIAGGARAVATLVHAAPDAESRLDGLRGLIAAAGCAALGVEAGASAWNGLLVLRLLAPESAPLRRAATRILEGFRGLPLPRVWQT; translated from the coding sequence ATGTCCTCCCACCCCACCCCGTCCTGGCCGCGGCGGCAGCGCTCGGAGGGCCGCGTCGCCCTCGGCGCCGGATTGGTGGCGGGCGGCACGACCCGGCTCACCGATCTCGCCGAGACCGGGCCGCTCCGCCTGCGGCTGCCGCGGGTCGAGGGCGCGGCGCTCGAAGGCGTCCTCCTCAACAGCGCGGGCGGCCTCGCCTGCGGCGACCGCTTCGCCGTCGCGGCTGAGATCGGCGAGGGCGCCGACATGGTCCTCACCACCACGGCGGCGGAGAAGATCTACCGTTCGGACGGTCCGGTCACGGAGATCGCGGCGGAGCTGCGCCTGGGCCCGCGCGCCCGCCTCGCCTGGCTGCCGCAGGAGACGATCCTGTACGACGGCGCCCGCCTGTCGCGGCGGCTCACGGCCGAGATCGCGCCGGACGCCGCGCTCACCCTGTTCGAGGCGCTGGTCTTCGGGCGCTCGGCGAGGGGCGAGACGGTGCGGGAGGGCGAGATCCGCGACGCGTGGCGCCTCGCGCGGGGCGGGCGCCTCGTCTACGCCGACACGCTGCGCCTCGACGGCGCGGTCGCGGCGCACCTCGCCCGCCCGGCCATCGCGGGCGGGGCCCGGGCCGTCGCCACCCTGGTGCACGCGGCGCCCGACGCCGAGTCCCGCCTCGACGGGCTGCGCGGGCTGATCGCGGCGGCGGGCTGCGCGGCGCTCGGGGTCGAGGCCGGCGCGAGCGCCTGGAACGGCCTCCTGGTCCTGCGCCTCCTCGCGCCCGAGAGCGCGCCCCTGCGCCGCGCCGCGACGCGGATCCTCGAGGGATTCCGGGGCCTCCCGCTGCCGCGGGTCTGGCAGACCTGA
- a CDS encoding response regulator: MALDLSMPILVVDDYQTMVRIIRNLLKQLGFEDVDDASDGTGALAKLKQKKYGLVISDWNMEPMTGYELLRHVRADDALRTTPFIMVTAESKTENVIAAKKAGVNNYIVKPFNAQTLKTKIEAVCGA, encoded by the coding sequence ATGGCCCTTGACCTCAGCATGCCGATCCTCGTCGTGGACGATTACCAGACGATGGTCCGCATCATTCGCAACCTTCTGAAGCAGCTGGGCTTCGAGGACGTGGACGACGCGTCCGACGGCACGGGCGCGCTCGCGAAGCTCAAGCAGAAGAAGTACGGCCTCGTGATCTCCGACTGGAACATGGAGCCGATGACGGGCTACGAGTTGCTGCGCCACGTCCGCGCCGACGACGCGCTGCGCACGACCCCCTTCATCATGGTGACGGCCGAGTCGAAGACCGAGAACGTCATCGCCGCCAAGAAGGCCGGCGTGAACAACTACATCGTGAAACCCTTCAACGCGCAGACGCTGAAGACGAAGATCGAGGCGGTGTGCGGCGCCTGA
- a CDS encoding M16 family metallopeptidase yields the protein MSFPGPALRLDAGASGRAEAGGPEVASFVLDNGLDVVVIPDHRAPVATHMIWYRNGSADDPLGQSGIAHFLEHLMFKGTEKNPVGAFSKAVSSLGGQENAFTSFDYTSYFQRVARDNLRTMMEFEADRMTGLVLDDSVVAPERDVVLEERRMRVETDPSAQLSEAMAASLFVHHPYGIPIIGWMHEIEELDRAHALAYYRRFYTPENAILVVAGDVTADEVRRLAEATYGQVAPRGERPVRLRPREPEPRAARRLSVADPKVEQPTLQRLYLAPSCITAREGEGHALELLAEVMGGGPTSYLYRALVMEQGVAVNAGAWYMGSAMDDTRFSVYAVPAEGVSLEKLEEALDATLRNLPAEALAPEAVERGKTRLIAETVYSSDSQSSLARIFGSALAIGESIEEVRRWPTDIEAVGADRLAAAAERYLVPARSVTGYLTKAREG from the coding sequence ATGAGCTTTCCCGGTCCGGCCCTGCGCCTCGATGCCGGCGCATCCGGGCGGGCGGAGGCGGGCGGGCCGGAGGTCGCCTCCTTCGTGCTCGACAACGGCCTCGACGTCGTGGTCATCCCGGACCACCGGGCACCGGTCGCGACCCACATGATCTGGTACCGCAACGGTTCGGCGGACGATCCGCTCGGCCAGTCGGGCATCGCCCACTTCCTCGAGCACCTGATGTTCAAGGGCACCGAGAAGAACCCGGTCGGGGCCTTCTCCAAGGCGGTGTCGAGCCTGGGCGGGCAGGAGAACGCCTTCACGTCCTTCGACTACACGTCCTACTTCCAGCGCGTCGCCCGCGACAACCTGAGGACCATGATGGAATTCGAGGCCGACCGGATGACCGGCCTCGTCCTCGACGATTCCGTCGTCGCGCCTGAGCGGGACGTGGTGCTGGAGGAGCGCCGCATGCGGGTCGAGACCGACCCGAGCGCGCAGCTCTCCGAGGCGATGGCCGCCTCGCTCTTCGTCCACCACCCCTACGGCATCCCGATCATCGGCTGGATGCACGAGATCGAGGAGCTCGACCGCGCCCACGCGCTCGCCTATTACCGCCGCTTCTACACGCCCGAGAACGCGATCCTGGTCGTGGCGGGCGACGTGACCGCCGACGAGGTGCGCCGCCTCGCCGAAGCCACCTACGGGCAGGTGGCGCCCCGCGGCGAGCGCCCGGTGCGCCTGCGCCCGCGCGAGCCCGAGCCCCGCGCCGCCCGGCGCCTCAGCGTCGCGGACCCGAAGGTGGAGCAGCCCACGCTGCAGCGCCTCTACCTCGCGCCCTCCTGCATCACCGCCCGGGAGGGCGAGGGGCACGCCCTCGAACTCCTCGCCGAGGTCATGGGCGGCGGGCCGACCTCCTACCTCTACCGGGCCCTCGTGATGGAGCAGGGCGTCGCGGTGAATGCCGGCGCCTGGTACATGGGCTCGGCCATGGACGACACCCGCTTCTCGGTCTACGCGGTGCCGGCGGAGGGCGTCTCCCTGGAGAAGCTGGAGGAGGCGCTGGACGCCACCCTGCGGAACCTGCCCGCCGAGGCGCTGGCCCCCGAGGCGGTGGAGCGCGGCAAGACCCGCCTCATCGCCGAGACGGTCTATTCCTCCGACAGCCAATCCTCCCTCGCCCGCATCTTCGGCTCGGCGCTGGCGATCGGCGAGAGCATCGAGGAGGTGCGGCGCTGGCCCACCGACATCGAGGCGGTCGGGGCCGACCGGCTCGCGGCCGCGGCGGAGCGCTACCTCGTTCCGGCCCGCTCGGTGACCGGTTACCTGACCAAGGCCCGCGAGGGGTGA
- a CDS encoding M16 family metallopeptidase, whose protein sequence is MIAASGVEAWHVESPVVPLIALAFTFEGGAAQDPEGKSGVVQMLSRLLDEGAGPYGSDAFQERLAARAIELSFHAGPDAIGGSLKMLVKHADEAIELLALALAEPRFDEAAIERVRAQMLAGIRYQQNDPGVMASRRFFAEAYPNHPYGRPSGGTLESVASITRDDLLAMHARLISRARVKVAAVGAIGEAALQRALDAAFGRLSDGGPLAPVPPTRITGLGRRVVVDLDVPQSVIRFGTDGVPWRDPDFIPAYVLNHILGGGAFTSRLFQEVREKRGLAYSVGTSLVSHRAASITWGSTATKNERVGEALSVIGEEIARLTRDGPSDDELQKAKDYLTGSYALGFDTSTKIAHQLVQVAFEGLGIDYIGRRNGLIAAVTQEDIRRAARRTLGDGKLLVVAAGRPGEI, encoded by the coding sequence GTGATCGCCGCGAGCGGGGTGGAGGCGTGGCACGTCGAGTCGCCGGTCGTGCCGCTGATCGCCCTCGCCTTCACCTTCGAGGGCGGCGCCGCGCAGGATCCGGAGGGCAAGTCCGGGGTGGTGCAGATGCTGTCGCGCCTGCTCGACGAGGGGGCGGGCCCCTACGGCTCCGACGCCTTCCAGGAGCGGCTCGCCGCCCGGGCGATCGAACTGAGCTTCCACGCCGGGCCGGACGCGATCGGCGGCTCCCTCAAGATGCTGGTCAAGCACGCGGACGAGGCGATCGAACTCCTCGCCCTCGCGCTCGCCGAGCCCCGCTTCGACGAGGCGGCGATCGAGCGGGTGCGGGCCCAGATGCTCGCCGGCATCCGCTACCAGCAGAACGACCCGGGCGTGATGGCCTCGCGCCGCTTCTTCGCCGAGGCCTATCCGAACCACCCCTACGGCCGGCCCTCGGGCGGCACGCTCGAGAGCGTGGCCAGCATCACGCGCGACGATCTGCTCGCCATGCACGCCCGGCTGATCAGCCGCGCCCGCGTGAAGGTGGCGGCGGTGGGCGCGATCGGCGAGGCGGCCCTGCAGCGCGCCCTCGACGCGGCCTTCGGCCGCCTCTCCGACGGCGGGCCGCTCGCGCCGGTGCCGCCGACGCGGATCACCGGCCTCGGCCGCCGGGTGGTGGTGGATCTCGACGTGCCGCAATCGGTGATCCGCTTCGGCACCGACGGCGTGCCGTGGCGCGACCCGGACTTCATCCCGGCCTACGTGCTCAACCACATCCTGGGCGGCGGCGCCTTCACGTCGCGGCTGTTCCAGGAAGTGCGCGAGAAGCGCGGACTTGCCTATTCGGTGGGCACTTCCCTGGTGAGCCACCGGGCAGCCTCGATCACCTGGGGCTCCACCGCCACCAAGAACGAGCGCGTCGGCGAGGCCCTGTCGGTGATCGGCGAGGAGATCGCGCGGCTCACCCGGGACGGCCCGAGCGACGACGAGTTGCAGAAGGCCAAGGACTACCTCACCGGCTCCTACGCGCTCGGCTTCGACACCTCGACGAAGATCGCCCACCAGCTGGTGCAGGTGGCCTTCGAGGGGCTCGGCATCGACTATATCGGCCGCCGCAACGGGCTGATCGCCGCGGTGACGCAGGAGGATATCCGCCGCGCCGCCCGCCGCACCCTCGGCGACGGCAAGCTCCTGGTGGTGGCGGCCGGCCGTCCGGGCGAGATCTGA
- a CDS encoding protein phosphatase CheZ codes for MIKDTTARLITMLMRQKSRKTASRGEADPPAGVDPSTIVRDLVEIAEYIKRLKQAIAHLRANELRRDRLPMAHDELGSVVTATASATNRIMEVAEGILAIEDDTLEGYRAKVEAEVFQIFEACSFQDITGQRIAKVVDALGQVEKRLNHFATVVKVGDGEVDQDEAQRQARRETLLLNGPQLKGPETPQDAIDALFA; via the coding sequence TTGATCAAGGACACGACGGCGCGGCTGATCACGATGCTCATGCGACAGAAGTCCCGCAAGACGGCTTCGCGCGGCGAGGCCGACCCGCCCGCCGGGGTGGATCCGTCCACGATCGTCCGCGACCTCGTGGAGATCGCCGAGTACATCAAGCGGCTGAAGCAGGCGATCGCCCATCTGCGGGCGAACGAGCTGCGCCGCGACCGCCTGCCGATGGCGCATGACGAGCTCGGCAGCGTCGTGACCGCGACCGCGAGCGCGACCAACCGGATCATGGAGGTCGCCGAGGGCATCCTGGCGATCGAGGACGACACGCTCGAGGGCTACCGGGCCAAGGTCGAGGCGGAGGTCTTCCAGATCTTCGAGGCCTGCTCGTTCCAGGACATTACCGGCCAGCGGATCGCCAAGGTGGTCGACGCCCTCGGGCAGGTGGAGAAGCGCCTGAACCACTTCGCGACGGTGGTGAAGGTCGGCGACGGCGAGGTCGACCAGGACGAGGCCCAGCGCCAGGCCCGCCGCGAGACGCTGCTCCTCAACGGGCCGCAGCTGAAGGGGCCGGAGACGCCCCAGGACGCGATCGACGCGCTCTTCGCCTGA
- a CDS encoding TIGR01459 family HAD-type hydrolase, with translation MATRTPRPAPREVPVIDGIAELASGFDVILCDVWGVLHDGLRAHRSASEALSRFRALPGERPRRVVLVSNAPRPGEAVRAQLDGFGVPREAYDGIVTSGDLTRALIEARPGAPLYHLGPERDLPIFEGLSVRRAPPEEAAQVVCTGLFDDEVETAEDYRPVLAGLSARGLPMICANPDLVVERGARLIPCAGALAGLYEALGGEVIYAGKPHRPVYEAALAKAAAVDGAAPAAPERVLAVGDAIRTDIAGASGFGIASVLVARGIHAEELGCHAGEPVGEIAHWLEGQPVHPDAVIDLLRW, from the coding sequence ATGGCGACCCGCACCCCCAGGCCCGCCCCGCGCGAGGTCCCGGTCATCGACGGCATCGCGGAGCTCGCCTCCGGCTTCGACGTGATCCTCTGCGACGTCTGGGGCGTGCTGCACGACGGCCTGCGGGCCCACCGCTCCGCGAGCGAGGCGCTGTCCCGGTTCCGGGCGCTGCCGGGTGAGCGCCCGCGCCGGGTCGTGCTGGTCTCGAACGCGCCCCGTCCCGGCGAGGCCGTGAGGGCGCAGCTCGACGGGTTCGGCGTCCCGCGCGAGGCCTATGACGGGATCGTCACCTCCGGCGACCTGACGCGCGCCCTGATCGAGGCGCGGCCGGGGGCGCCGCTCTACCATCTCGGGCCCGAGCGCGACCTGCCGATCTTCGAGGGGCTGTCGGTGCGCCGCGCCCCGCCCGAGGAGGCCGCGCAGGTGGTCTGTACCGGGCTGTTCGACGACGAGGTCGAGACGGCCGAGGATTACCGCCCGGTCCTGGCGGGCCTCAGCGCCCGCGGCCTGCCGATGATCTGCGCCAATCCCGACCTCGTCGTGGAGCGGGGGGCGCGGCTCATCCCCTGCGCGGGGGCGCTGGCGGGCCTCTACGAGGCGCTCGGCGGGGAGGTGATCTATGCCGGCAAGCCGCACCGGCCGGTCTACGAGGCCGCGCTGGCGAAGGCCGCGGCCGTGGACGGCGCGGCGCCGGCGGCCCCGGAGCGCGTCCTGGCGGTCGGCGACGCGATCCGCACCGACATCGCCGGGGCGAGCGGGTTCGGCATCGCCTCGGTGCTGGTGGCGCGCGGCATCCACGCGGAGGAGCTCGGCTGCCACGCCGGCGAGCCGGTCGGCGAGATCGCCCATTGGCTGGAGGGGCAACCCGTCCACCCGGACGCGGTGATCGACCTGCTGCGCTGGTGA
- the ileS gene encoding isoleucine--tRNA ligase, whose product MTETKPVSGRDYSETLFLPQTEFPMRAGLPEREPEILRRWQAIDLYGRIRAAAAGRPKFVLHDGPPYANGHIHIGTALNKILKDLVVRAAGALGHDANYVPGWDCHGLPIEWKIEEQYRAKGRNKDEVPVVEFRRECRAFAEHWLSVQREEFKRLGVTGDWDHPYSTMAFAAEAQIARELMTFAMTGQLYRGSKPVMWSVVEKTALAEAEVEYEDHVSDTIWAAFPVVTSADPALAAAHVVIWTTTPWTIPANRAVAYSRKVEYGLYRVTAAPEENWVQPDFRCIVADKLSGDVFKAARVDAYERLADVAPEALAGLTLAHPLAGWNAGYGFPVPTLEGEHVTDEAGTGFVHTAPSHGREDFEVWMANGRALRERGIDVRIPYTVDADGVLTEEAPGLAGTRVLTEKGEKGDANRAVIAALSAAGTAVARGTLKHSYPHSWRSKKPVIFRNTPQWFIALDAPVAALRERTLREVALAEIAATEWVPPQGQNRITGMIANRPDWVVSRQRAWGVPITVFVRRGTSEILRDPRVNARIAEAFAAEGADAWFADPDGARFLAPDHDPADYEKVTDVLDVWFDSGSTHAFTLEDPVAFPGLAGIRRRRDGGDDTVMYLEGSDQHRGWFHSSLLESCGTRGRAPYDVVLTHGFVLDPKGEKMSKSRGNVVAPQDVIAASGADILRLWVAASDYTDDLRIGPPIIKTFSETYRKLRNSLRWMLGTLAHHRPEDRVAPAEMPELERFILHRLAELDGEIREAYAAYDFKRVVALLNGFMTGDLSSFYFDVRKDALYCDPLSSLVRKASLTVVDEAFRRVVIWLAPVLAFTAEEAWLARTPSQDGSVHLQTLPETPQAWRDEALAARWAKIRRVRRVVTGALEIERAKKRIGASLEAAPVVHVADAELRAALDGIDFAEICITSGIRVVAGEGPAEAFRLDEVRGVSVEPALAEGRKCARSWKVLPSVGSDPEYPDVTPRDAQALREWDALHARAAE is encoded by the coding sequence ATGACCGAGACCAAGCCCGTTTCCGGGCGCGACTATTCCGAGACCCTGTTCCTGCCGCAGACGGAATTCCCGATGCGGGCCGGGCTGCCGGAGCGCGAGCCGGAGATCCTGCGGCGCTGGCAGGCGATCGACCTCTACGGCCGCATCCGCGCCGCCGCCGCGGGCCGCCCGAAATTCGTGCTCCACGACGGCCCGCCCTACGCCAACGGCCACATCCACATCGGCACCGCGCTCAACAAGATCCTCAAGGACCTGGTGGTGCGCGCGGCCGGCGCGCTCGGGCACGACGCCAACTACGTGCCGGGCTGGGATTGCCACGGCCTGCCGATCGAGTGGAAGATCGAGGAGCAGTACCGCGCCAAGGGCCGCAACAAGGACGAGGTGCCGGTCGTCGAGTTCCGCCGCGAGTGCCGCGCCTTCGCGGAGCACTGGCTCTCGGTGCAGCGCGAGGAGTTCAAGCGGCTCGGCGTCACCGGCGACTGGGACCACCCCTACTCGACCATGGCCTTCGCGGCCGAGGCGCAGATCGCCCGCGAGCTGATGACCTTCGCGATGACGGGCCAGCTCTACCGCGGCTCGAAGCCGGTGATGTGGTCCGTCGTCGAGAAGACCGCCCTCGCCGAGGCCGAGGTCGAGTACGAGGACCACGTCAGCGACACGATCTGGGCCGCCTTCCCGGTCGTGACCTCCGCGGACCCCGCCCTGGCGGCTGCCCACGTCGTCATCTGGACCACCACACCCTGGACCATCCCGGCCAATCGGGCCGTGGCCTACTCAAGAAAAGTCGAATACGGGCTCTATCGTGTTACCGCCGCTCCTGAAGAGAACTGGGTACAACCTGATTTTCGTTGCATTGTTGCTGACAAACTCTCGGGCGACGTGTTCAAGGCCGCTCGGGTCGATGCTTATGAGCGCCTGGCCGACGTGGCGCCCGAGGCGCTGGCGGGCCTGACGCTCGCCCACCCGCTGGCGGGCTGGAACGCCGGCTACGGCTTCCCGGTGCCGACGCTGGAGGGCGAGCACGTGACGGACGAGGCCGGCACGGGCTTCGTCCACACCGCGCCGAGCCACGGCCGCGAGGATTTCGAGGTCTGGATGGCGAATGGCCGGGCCCTGCGGGAGCGCGGCATCGACGTGCGGATCCCCTACACGGTCGACGCGGACGGCGTGCTCACCGAGGAGGCCCCGGGCCTCGCCGGGACGCGCGTCCTCACCGAGAAGGGCGAGAAGGGCGACGCCAACCGGGCGGTGATCGCGGCCCTGAGCGCGGCCGGGACCGCCGTCGCGCGCGGCACCCTCAAGCACAGCTACCCGCATTCCTGGCGCTCGAAGAAGCCCGTCATCTTCCGCAACACGCCGCAATGGTTCATCGCCCTCGACGCGCCGGTCGCGGCGCTGCGGGAGCGGACGCTGCGGGAGGTGGCGCTCGCCGAGATCGCCGCCACCGAGTGGGTGCCGCCGCAGGGCCAGAACCGCATCACCGGCATGATCGCCAACCGCCCGGACTGGGTGGTGTCGCGCCAGCGCGCCTGGGGCGTGCCGATCACGGTCTTCGTGCGCCGGGGGACGAGCGAGATCCTGCGCGATCCGCGCGTCAACGCCCGCATCGCTGAGGCCTTCGCGGCCGAGGGGGCCGACGCGTGGTTCGCCGACCCGGACGGCGCGCGCTTCCTCGCGCCCGACCACGACCCGGCCGATTACGAGAAGGTGACGGACGTCCTCGACGTCTGGTTCGATTCCGGCTCGACCCACGCCTTCACGCTGGAGGACCCGGTCGCCTTCCCGGGCCTCGCGGGCATCCGCCGCCGCCGCGACGGCGGGGACGACACCGTCATGTACCTGGAGGGGTCCGACCAGCACCGGGGCTGGTTCCACTCCTCGCTGCTGGAATCCTGCGGCACCCGCGGCCGCGCGCCCTACGACGTGGTGCTCACCCACGGCTTCGTCCTCGACCCCAAGGGCGAGAAGATGTCGAAGTCGCGCGGCAACGTGGTGGCGCCCCAGGACGTGATCGCGGCCTCCGGCGCCGACATCCTGCGGCTCTGGGTGGCGGCGTCCGACTATACCGACGACCTGCGCATCGGGCCGCCGATCATCAAGACCTTCTCGGAAACCTACCGGAAGCTGCGCAACTCGCTGCGCTGGATGCTCGGCACCCTGGCCCATCACCGGCCGGAGGACCGCGTGGCCCCGGCCGAGATGCCGGAGCTGGAGCGCTTCATCCTGCACCGCCTCGCCGAGCTCGACGGGGAGATCCGCGAGGCCTACGCCGCCTACGACTTCAAGCGGGTCGTGGCGCTGCTGAACGGCTTCATGACGGGCGACCTGTCGTCCTTCTACTTCGACGTGCGCAAGGACGCGCTCTACTGCGATCCCCTGTCGAGCCTGGTGCGCAAGGCCTCGCTCACGGTCGTGGACGAGGCCTTCCGGCGCGTGGTGATCTGGCTCGCGCCGGTCCTGGCCTTCACGGCCGAGGAGGCGTGGCTCGCCCGCACTCCCTCGCAGGACGGCTCGGTCCACCTGCAGACCCTTCCCGAGACCCCGCAGGCGTGGCGCGACGAGGCGCTCGCCGCGCGCTGGGCCAAGATCCGCCGCGTGCGCCGGGTGGTGACCGGGGCGCTGGAGATCGAGCGGGCGAAGAAGCGCATCGGGGCGAGCCTGGAGGCGGCGCCGGTCGTGCACGTGGCCGATGCGGAGCTGCGCGCCGCCCTCGACGGCATCGACTTCGCGGAGATCTGCATCACCTCGGGCATCCGGGTCGTCGCCGGCGAGGGCCCTGCGGAGGCCTTCCGCCTCGACGAGGTGCGCGGCGTGTCCGTGGAGCCGGCGCTGGCCGAGGGCCGCAAATGCGCCCGCTCCTGGAAGGTGCTGCCGAGCGTCGGCAGCGACCCGGAATACCCGGACGTGACGCCCCGCGACGCGCAAGCCCTGCGCGAGTGGGACGCACTCCACGCCCGGGCGGCGGAGTGA
- a CDS encoding cupin domain-containing protein, with amino-acid sequence MSDLTDSSTCRVVGAGDAFVGKQALTYRPGISAESVGARGIHLQSVNMPPGARAKAHLHEGHETALHVLSGVAGMWYGPRLEHHMWNRAGDYVYIPAGMPHLPYNASRTETVVAVIARTDPNEQESVVLRPDLDALRPAGEDPMA; translated from the coding sequence ATGTCCGACCTCACCGACTCTTCCACCTGCCGCGTCGTGGGCGCGGGCGACGCCTTCGTGGGCAAGCAGGCCCTGACCTACCGGCCCGGCATCTCGGCCGAGTCGGTCGGGGCGCGGGGCATCCATCTCCAGTCCGTGAACATGCCGCCCGGCGCGCGGGCCAAGGCCCACCTGCACGAGGGCCACGAGACGGCGCTCCACGTGCTGAGCGGCGTCGCCGGGATGTGGTACGGGCCGCGGCTCGAGCACCACATGTGGAACCGGGCCGGCGACTACGTCTACATCCCGGCCGGGATGCCCCACCTGCCCTACAATGCCAGCCGCACCGAGACCGTCGTCGCCGTCATCGCGCGCACGGACCCGAACGAGCAGGAGAGCGTGGTGCTGCGGCCCGATCTCGACGCGCTGCGCCCGGCGGGCGAGGACCCGATGGCGTGA
- the lspA gene encoding signal peptidase II, translated as MRPLILGLATAAATLVLDQATKLGLLLLADLPARQPVVLAPFAQLVVVWNRGVSYGLFQQHTELGRWLLVGVAVLAAAALGAWMARAGSRLLVLSLGLIVGGAVGNAVDRVAYGAVFDFVHLHAGGWSWYVFNVADAGIVAGVAGLLVETVWSEARGDAAMRPDG; from the coding sequence ATGCGTCCCCTGATCCTCGGCCTCGCGACCGCCGCCGCGACCCTGGTCCTCGACCAGGCGACGAAGCTCGGCCTGCTCCTCCTCGCCGACCTGCCGGCCCGCCAGCCCGTCGTGCTGGCGCCCTTCGCGCAGCTCGTCGTGGTCTGGAATCGCGGCGTCTCCTACGGGCTGTTCCAGCAGCACACCGAGCTCGGGCGCTGGCTGCTCGTCGGCGTGGCGGTGCTGGCCGCGGCCGCCCTCGGCGCCTGGATGGCGCGGGCCGGCTCGCGCCTGCTCGTCCTGTCGCTCGGCCTGATCGTCGGGGGGGCGGTCGGCAACGCCGTCGACCGCGTCGCCTACGGGGCGGTGTTCGACTTCGTCCACCTGCATGCCGGCGGCTGGTCCTGGTACGTCTTCAACGTGGCGGATGCGGGCATCGTCGCGGGCGTCGCCGGGCTCCTGGTCGAGACGGTCTGGAGCGAGGCGCGCGGCGACGCCGCGATGCGTCCGGACGGCTGA
- a CDS encoding urease subunit gamma, with the protein MLLTPREKDKLLVAMAAQVARNRLARGVKLNFPEAVALITDVVVEGARDGRTVAELMQAGAQVLDASQVMEGVPEMIHDIQVEATFPDGTKLVTVHHPIRGAPSPEVPGAVTTPPGEIVFNAGAPRTVVEVANTGDRPIQVGSHYHFFEVNPALRFDRDKARGQRLDIAPGTAVRFEPGATREVALVPLGGARAVYGFRGDVMGSL; encoded by the coding sequence GTGCTGCTGACCCCCCGGGAGAAGGACAAGCTCCTCGTCGCCATGGCGGCGCAGGTGGCCCGCAACCGGCTCGCCCGCGGCGTGAAGCTCAACTTCCCCGAGGCGGTGGCCCTGATCACCGATGTCGTGGTCGAGGGCGCCCGCGACGGCCGCACGGTGGCCGAGCTGATGCAGGCCGGCGCCCAGGTGCTCGACGCCTCCCAGGTGATGGAGGGGGTGCCGGAGATGATCCACGACATCCAGGTCGAGGCGACCTTCCCGGACGGCACCAAGCTCGTCACCGTGCACCACCCGATCCGCGGCGCGCCCTCCCCGGAGGTGCCCGGCGCCGTCACGACCCCGCCCGGCGAGATCGTGTTCAACGCGGGCGCGCCGCGCACGGTGGTCGAGGTGGCGAATACCGGCGACCGGCCGATCCAGGTCGGCTCGCACTACCACTTCTTCGAGGTCAACCCGGCCCTGCGCTTCGACCGCGACAAGGCCCGCGGCCAGCGCCTCGACATCGCCCCCGGCACGGCGGTGCGCTTCGAGCCGGGCGCCACCCGCGAGGTGGCCCTGGTGCCGCTCGGCGGCGCGCGGGCGGTCTACGGCTTCCGCGGCGACGTGATGGGATCGCTGTGA